A window of the Brassica napus cultivar Da-Ae chromosome C5, Da-Ae, whole genome shotgun sequence genome harbors these coding sequences:
- the LOC125587785 gene encoding uncharacterized protein LOC125587785 — MLKGFTENYYLWTHHGENWQYNDGETSGSHHVMEHEPWGNYSNNVPMEDQYHDSNTDFNMLPGDASFPENVQEPAYEEKHDAVFQALEAANQPLYEGCTDEISQLYLASKVMNWKTNFNLSEECLDEITETFKAVLPSPNIAPKSYYETKKLTRSLGLPCHKIDVCEDNCMLFWKGEDSKLLHCRFCKKDRYEPNVGRSGKKIPKQRMFYLPITDRLKRLYQSETTASQMRWHPEHVSPEGQMHHPSDGRAWKHFKEVYPNFSSESRNVYLGLSTDGFNPIGMNGQSYSVWPVIVTPYNLPPGVCMKREYFFLSILVPGPKHPKKSLDIYLQPLIEELQNLWSEGVEAYDVSRKEKFTMRAALMWTISDFPAYGMLSGWMTHGRLACPYCMDETKSFWLPNGKKHSWIDCHRKFLPEGHPYRRNVKDFLKGKTVHDDPPPWLNGEEILHERINNIRGLRKTVDCGGKGHDNPTRSIEGYGVDHNWVKKSIFWELPYWENLLLRHNLDFMHIEKNFFDNLVNTVLNVPGKTKDSINSRMDLPLFCRRPELEISQDGRVPIPIFRLSKEGKEKFLTWLKTDIKFPDGYVSKFSHCVNLNSGKISGLKSHDCHVIMQRLLPIAFAELLPKPVHTAISDIALFFRDISAKILKIEDVARLKENIAIMLCNLEKIFPPAFFDVMEHLPVHLPDEALLGGPVQYRWMYPFERYMYHLKKKVKNKARIGGSIVAQCVNEEISYVTNNYIAPSIVQVPEKDVNEIRFTYKYLDVPIMFQHEGRISGKSSSAWLNDEDYNILQTFLLLNCEVFEPYERMFEEYMMDNHPNITSNDMTRAKDEKFAMWCKDYINNASKSFEFPLWMLEFVQGPKHQITSWPMYYSRGYHYHTQSH; from the exons ATGTTGAAAGGATTTACAGAAAATTATTACTTGTGGACGCATCACGGAGAAAATTGGCAATACAATGATGGTGAAACATCAGGAAGTCATCATGTGATGGAGCATGAACCATGGGGTAATTATTCTAACAATGTTCCAATGGAGGATCAGTACCATGATTCCAATACAGATTTTAATATGTTACCCGGTGATGCTAGTTTTCCAGAAAACGTCCAAGAGCCAGCTTACGAAGAAAAACATGATGCTGTTTTTCAAGCGTTAGAAGCGGCAAATCAACCTTTATACGAGGGGTGTACTGATGAAATTTCTCAACTGTATTTGGCCTCAAAAGTGATGAATTGGAAAACCAATTTTAATCTTTCAGAGGAATGTCTGGATGAAATTACTGAAACCTTTAAAGCTGTTCTTCCGTCGCCTAATATTGCGCCTAAATCGTACTACGAGACAAAGAAGTTAACGCGGTCTCTAGGGTTGCCATGTCATAAGATTGATGTGTGCGAGGATAATTgtatgctattttggaaagGGGAAGATAGTAAGTTACTACATTGTCGCTTTTGTAAAAAAGACCGTTATGAACCAAATGTCGGCCGATCAGGGAAGAAAATACCAAAGCAAAGGATGTTTTATCTGCCTATTACGGATCGGTTGAAGCGATTGTACCAATCAGAAACGACAGCTTCACAAATGAGGTGGCATCCTGAACATGTGTCCCCCGAAGGACAAATGCATCATCCCTCAGATGGAAGAGCATGGAAGCATTTTAAAGAGGTATATCCTAATTTTTCTTCTGAGAGTCGCAATGTTTATCTGGGTTTATCAACCGATGGATTTAATCCAATTGGTATGAATGGACAATCATATTCTGTATGGCCCGTCATCGTGACACCATACAATTTACCCCCCGGAGTGTGCATGAAAAGGGAATATTTCTTCCTCTCTATATTAGTGCCAGGGCCAAAGCATCCAAAGAAAAGCTTGGATATATATCTGCAACCGTTGATTGaagaattacaaaatttatggAGTGAAGGGGTGGAGGCTTACGATGTCTCACGAAAAGAAAAATTCACGATGCGAGCGGCCTTGATGTGGACAATTAGCGATTTTCCAGCATACGggatgttatctggatggatgACCCATGGAAGGTTGGCTTGTCCGTATTGTATGGATGAGACCAAGTCGTTTTGGTTACCAAACGGTAAAAAACACAGTTGGATTGATTGTCATAGAAAGTTTTTGCCTGAAGGACATCCTTATAGGCGGAATGTTAAAGATTTCTTAAAAGGTAAAACTGTCCATGATGATCCTCCACCATGGTTAAACGGAGAGGAAATATTACATGAAAGAATAAATAATATACGTGGACTGCGTAAAACAGTTGATTGTGGAGGCAAAGGACATGACAATCCTACTCGATCTATTGAAGGGTATGGTGTTGATCATAATTGGGTGAAGAAGAGTATCTTTTGGGAGTTACCTTATTGGGAGAACCTACTTCTTCGACACAATCTTGATTTTAtgcatatagaaaaaaatttctttgataATCTGGTTAACACAGTGCTAAATGTACCTGGGAAGACAAAGGATAGCATAAACTCAAGGATGGATCTCCCTTTATTTTGCAGAAGACCCGAGTTAGAGATTTCCCAAGATGGAAGAGTGCCTATTCCAATCTTTAGATTGTCGAAGGAAGGCAAAGAAAAATTTCTAACATGGTTGAAGACCGATATTAAATTTCcagatgggtatgtttcgaaatTTTCACATTGTGTTAATTTGAACAGTGGAAAGATATCAGGATTAAAAAGCCATGACTGTCATGTCATCATGCAACGACTTCTCCCAATTGCATTTGCGGAACTTCTTCCAAAACCTGTTCATACGGCAATTTCAG ATATCGCACTCTTCTTTCGAGATATATCTGCCAAAATcttgaagattgaagatgttgcTAGACTGAAAGAAAATATTGCAATTATGCTTTGCAATCTTGAAAAAATATTTCCACCGGCATTCTTTGATGTGATGGAACATCTACCTGTCCATCTCCCAGATGAAGCTTTACTAGGTGGTCCGGTCCAATATAGGTGGATGTATCCGTTTGAACGATACATGTATCATCtgaaaaaaaaggttaaaaacaAAGCCAGGATCGGAGGATCAATAGTGGCTCAGTGTGTGAATGAAGAAATTTCTTACGTGACAAATAATTATATTGCACCTTCAATAGTTCAAGTCCCTGAAAAAGATGTCAACGAAATCAGATTCACTTACAAATATCTTGATGTTCCAATAATGTTCCAGCACGAAGGAAGAATCAGTGGGAAATCAAGTAGTGCATGGTTAAATGATGAAGATTATAATATTCTTCAGACATTTTTATTGCTCAACTGTGAAGTATTTGAACCATATGAGAG GATGTTTGAAGAATATATGATGGATAACCACCCAAACATAACTTCTAACGATATGACAAGAGCAAAAGATGAAAAATTTGCAATGTGGTGTAAAGATTAC ATTAACAATGCTAGCAAATCATTTGAATTTCCATTGTGGATGTTGGAATTTGTACAAGGTCCAAAGCACCAAATCACGTCATGGCCTATGTATTATTCGAGAGGATATCATTACCACACACAAAGCCATTGA
- the LOC106398073 gene encoding uncharacterized protein LOC106398073: MSDSIPVKINCFHSGVFKYDEDGKLNYVDGFMDQFEVNGDEVFEEFLKIIVLKVSVGRMWYKLPYEDISEKKELLENGEKNKKRMASNGHYYGELDVFIEKPETSEDDEVDAELQNDEVDAELQNDEVDGDDEAEESEDEYQASDKSDDEEDLDRNFEEDLEMFRDENYEDEIVDDDEVYPDTEQSFDDEEEQAERMANKGELDGVFSLRQTFYSGEEFKKQVIKYIMQSRRNVVYDRWEKTKIGAKCSGRGCVWRIYCSVERPIHKWMVKVYVNTHTCHPTCKCKLFKSPAIAEVMLEKIRKEPEMSTPMIREEFREKYNIIISPEQAKIARRIVLDKLQAECNEHFARLRDYEMELLRSNPDSKIEINTTTKPNEAKAFHSMYICFDKIRVAWKEYCRPVIGLDGTFLKHISLQGLILTAIGRDPNNQIYPIAWAVVDSESNDNWQWFIHRLKIDLGLGEGDLVTIISDQHRGLIHGVSVELPRAEHRACARHIYSNLKKNHKSDTLKPLFWRIASSYNEGDYDRSLDVFKKFDPLAAEELMKKDRSTWCRAFFRIGGAYECVEFSNGYTVNLPCRSCACRKWNLSGIPCRHAVFVIRENGFEVEDYISDYYLTSKWRGLYMDGLGPVNGPRFWKLSGEDRIEAPPYKRPPGRPKGKARIKGSDESRKHRRLNMEQQSHEQAIEDVSSTAPPATQP; encoded by the exons ATGAG TGATTCGATACCGGTGAAGATTAATTGCTTCCATTCCGGTGTGTTCAAATATGATGAAGATGGGAAGCTAAATTATGTCGATGGTTTTATGGATCAGTTCGAAGTCAATGGTGATGAAGTTTTTGAAGAATTCCTGAAGATCATTGTTCTAAAAGTTAGTGTGGGGAGAATGTGGTACAAGTTACCGTATGAGGATATCTCAGAGAAgaaggagttgcttgagaatggagagaaaaacaaaaagaggaTGGCTTCTAATGGTCATTATTATGGGGAGCTTGATGTCTTCATAGAGAAACCTGAAACTAGTGAAGACGACGAGGTTGATGCTGAGCTACAGAACGACGAG GTTGATGCGGAGCTACAAAACGACGAggttgatggtgatgatgaagcAGAAGAGAGTGAAGATGAGTATCAAGCGAGTGATAAAtctgatgatgaagaggatctTGACAGAAATTTTGAAGAGGATCTTGAGATGTTTAGGGATGAGAACTATGAGGATGAGATTGTAGACGATGATGAGGTATATCCAGACACGGAACAGTCatttgatgatgaagaggaaCAAGCTGAGAGGATGGCTAATAAGGGTGAATTAGATGGCGTTTTTAGTCTTAGGCAGACCTTTTACAGTGGTGAAGAGTTCAAGAAGCAAGTGATCAAGTATATTATGCAGTCAAGAAGAAATGTAGTCTATGATAGATGGGAGAAGACAAAGATTGGTGCTAAATGCAGTGGTAGAGGTTGTGTGTGGCGTATATACTGCTCAGTAGAGAGACCCATTCATAAATGGATGGTGAAAGTGTACGTTAACACACATACTTGCCATCCCACATGTAAGTGTAAACTCTTTAAAAGTCCTGCCATTGCTGAAGTTATGTTGGAGAAAATTAGGAAGGAACCTGAAATGAGTACTCCAATGATTAGAGAAGAGTTTAGGGAGAAGTACAACATCATTATCTCCCCCGAGCAGGCAAAGATTGCTAGGCGTATTGTTCTTGATAAGCTACAGGCCGAATGCAATGAACATTTTGCAAGGCTAAGAGACTATGAGATGGAACTATTACG ttCAAATCCTGATAGCAAAATAGAGATCAATACAACAACGAAACCAAATGAAGCGAAAGCATTTCACTCCATGTATATCTGTTTTGACAAAATCCGCGTGGCATGGAAGGAGTATTGCAGGCCGGTTATTGGATTAGATGGGACATTCCTCAAGCACATCTCTCTGCAAGGACTGATTCTTACTGCGATAGGAAGGGATCCCAATAACCAGATATACCCAATAGCATGGGCTGTGGTCGACTCTGAGAGCAATGATAATTGGCAATGGTTCATTCACAGGTTGAAGATTGATTTGGGTTTAGGCGAGGGTGATCTTGTGACAATCATATCAGATCAGCATAGGGGATTGATTCATGGAGTTTCTGTCGAGTTGCCAAGAGCTGAACATAGAGCTTGTGCTAGGCACATCTACTCTAATCTGAAGAAGAATCATAAGTCTGATACACTGAAGCCTCTCTTCTGGCGCATTGCAAGTAGCTACAACGAGGGTGACTATGACAGGAGTTTGGACGTTTTCAAAAAGTTTGATCCGCTAGCAGCTGAAGAACTTATGAAGAAGGATCGTTCTACTTGGTGCAGGGCATTTTTCCGGATAG GTGGTGCTTATGAGTGTGTTGAATTTTCAAATGGTTACACGGTGAATTTGCCTTGTCGTAGCTGCGCTTGTAGGAAATGGAACTTGTCTGGAATCCCATGTCGCCATGCTGTATTTGTTATCCGTGAAAATGGTTTCGAGGTTGAAGATTATATTTCAGATTATTATCTGACATCGAAGTGGCGAGGTTTGTACATGGATGGGTTGGGGCCTGTAAATGGTCCAAGGTTTTGGAAGCTATCTGGTGAAGACCGTATTGAAGCACCACCATACAAGAGACCGCCTGGAAGACCAAAGGGGAAGGCAAGGATTAAAGGA TCTGATGAAAGCAGAAAGCATAGGCGTCTCAACATGGAACAACAATCACATGAGCAAGCAATCGAGGACGTTTCCTCAACTGCACCACCTGCTACACAACCTTGA